One Cardiocondyla obscurior isolate alpha-2009 linkage group LG11, Cobs3.1, whole genome shotgun sequence DNA segment encodes these proteins:
- the Shn gene encoding uncharacterized protein Shn isoform X1, whose translation MTTETHTVAMTDPQLTNNNNNNNDGEPKYLHKKFKKMATTEVAPKVVEKESTTNNVASGEAPKRKDDDKDGKESSKELGNKLEPSPEPAGGVEPVAESRKGGYACPYCSMTWTKPSVLQKHIRAHTNERPYPCALCGISFKTKSNLYKHCRSRSHVHKMEKGEKVSEDSDISLSDSASNGTGTPPPPPASTPTTATTMVSTVAVKTVKTGKIYKPKFQARTALQCVNSDTEMSSLSPSSSNSSSLSSSMTTSTSNSVKPNAEQLQEHIDKIITDNQAIVDAVDPCLHKLMHRQQSLVETKQPFEQQPLNLSSVEESSNSSRKRCYSDSCTQEAKGSEISESSIIKDLLLKSRGSMNGSIPEATVENFVCPTCNIPYTSIDNLEAHRRYYCKGIDSSRKGADYHADLEKRDSDFDVKSSDYYNTLQPLPSPGPLLGNTRLVDAYAPPAKKQRTEPVPTSLRSLEELSKYPRPNSLQMFGGEVRILDNTGEVTKTMRIEPRQTNSPTNEHVVNSKCMNSETASIVVKSGLHSGGTMMHKPPGTSANTSNSSISLPNAPKILAPIIPNISTPNIAPTMSCYDYLESHLNPLTSITAYNPLTLPQAAGITNILHGGKVIPYVPGMPGPHTLTGTPTIDISPSITAGEAGYKVIPGLPGLHMISQPLDLASPVKVQPSTVPGMPSPLSVSSMLEQPLDLASPAKESMKISFKTPNGDGLKSGLTSPKVPTVKVETSTDKYRTRVPVPSTLTGGETGKADLDRHIKNSTTGKYKSMESPRERKDFTYEKNSKPDKSFNYSNGVDPTISSNCYNKMRYSPKNISESRKRPSNWGVSEVDAGRVPSVDAHSAMPKYDLPSHENGRLKSTVSSDTRGWLKATDGYGVLNGTKIKPDNTQSMILVNLDSSKTEVPTKTSIELIVKDKQPETKSPKSSSDIAKETTSANKFLRPTSLPLKPGTFTPKKHHGITPTANTLPLISPETPRPKKSYGQLYLNGHAYTYLGLKCSTRVFYCTLNRPQPMYVTQQHGLSMYSNWKICKEAPPDLDMAHYDSRHRPLNYTTAWKKQDDILTHSSQRPTTPTSPDSGLESDMQEKTKRVKIFDGGFESNEDYTYVRGRGRGRYVCEECGIRCKKPSMLKKHIRTHTDVRPYTCKHCTFSFKTKGNLTKHMKSKAHYKKCVELGVVPVPTTVCDENIDKEAIARLAAGGGNTEESSEEEEESEGDDSEESGSEEQEAAQSLLSLSQRNTNRLPGLLPSGRPTTYPYTLTLPTTSSVSIATTTTTTSTVTQSVTTQGTALIQNELSHRYYFPSNRSATEETRISVIQSSKKDDSDFEIEEITDVAESRQQLSQPMDLTTKQTSQVLPSPVPQRVKPADILTPVSEPVLLQTIVQTMERLPIQGREWKPDAEGHMLQAYLTERHVMDSKIKQQYRVGNTKIDNKQMQERDLYPRHQEQNRSRHIDSNGIPTVTYTDPSKMQHTVMESRVKYMTKHTSDDIKMEIREKIYQNNMAMEKRTFDYEAIHKNKEQINRMISDRENFELALTNGPVSTRPSVDYSLSMTRNNNSIERPNCSIVPVRSTSNIDNHLPKSLNMDVNNRPTLMQHTNNDIDRNSIFNAMKMVNELERPRDCHSLGQELRSMNHEMRTTTNDVRMQNHSPRNLDLRPPGQEYRTQSQEMRLPNQQEYKIRGQEIRPPSREYKPFVHDMQVIQKLMPSTNMEIRQTNPDNKPPSRDMRALVEYRAHVQDPRVSYEILQPIHESSKSQNLDARSTSPPDVRVVYYDTKHTAEMAKQQQNTLDNMKHAIAGKVVVGGPDFRSSSPNTGTAKPQAEFLQPSSGPAPNYVSVTEDGRTACGICNKMFSKPSQLRLHLNIHYFERPYRCENCAVSFRTKGHLTKHERSVSHHNKVSMTSTFGAATTSNPRPFKCKDCAVAFRIHGHLAKHLRSKMHIMKLECLGKLPFGTYAEMERSGVNLNDIDTTDCDNSLTSLQMLAQKLENPKTTQWDSETVPGPVVSSSETSSDEGEPIPQHTLHAQYVKPTPDVDISRPYHMSIVSEKSKAINDARLRSPQFNQQRRDYAVKEQRPISTIISTEDIRPEDNLQSYKCQVCPVSMHTVNELQVHCFVEHNIETDTSTNIHGDRSAGKCSREKENTHKKKIEESTVKEDHKRQRLEDT comes from the exons gtaTCTGAGGATTCTGATATAAGTCTGTCCGACAGCGCCAGTAACGGTACTGGgacaccaccgccgccgccagcTTCGACGCCTACAACGGCGACCACGATGGTATCTACTGTCGCAGTAAAAACCGTGAAAACCGGCAAGATTTACAAGCCAAAGTTTCAAGCTCGAACGGCTCTGCAATGCGTGAACAGTGACACTGAAATGTCTTCCTTATCACCCAGTTCTTCCAACAGTTCCTCCTTGTCTTCCTCAATGACTACTTCTACTTCCAATTCTGTTAAACCGAACGCAGAACAGCTGCAAGAGCACATCGACAAGATCATCACGGATAATCAGGCGATCGTCGACGCAGTGGATCCATGCTTGCACAAACTAATGCATCGCCAACAAAGCTTGGTGGAGACAAAACAGCCATTCGAACAGCAGCCATTGAACTTGTCTTCCGTAGAAGAATCTTCCAACAGCAGCAGAAAGCGTTGCTACAGTGACAGTTGCACTCAGGAAGCAAAAGGCAGTGAGATATCAGAAAGCTCGATCATTAAAGATCTTCTGTTGAAATCTCGCGGTTCCATGAACGGATCGATACCGGAAGCCACCGTGGAAAACTTCGTCTGTCCTACTTGCAACATCCCGTATACTAGCATAGATAATTTAGAGGCTCACCGTAGATATTATTGTAAAGGCATCGACAGTTCTCGAAAAGGAGCCGACTATCATGCCGACTTAGAAAAACGAGATTCTGATTTTGATGTGAAATCTTCTGACTATTATAATACCTTGCAACCGTTACCTTCGCCGGGGCCGCTTCTGGGTAATACCAGATTGGTGGACGCGTACGCTCCACCTGCTAAAAAGCAAAGAACGGAACCTGTGCCAACCAGCTTAAGATCATTAGAAGAACTCAGCAAATATCCGCGTCCGAACTCGTTGCAAATGTTCGGCGGTGAAGTTAGAATTCTCGATAACACAGGCGAGGTAACGAAAACAATGAGAATCGAGCCACGACAGACGAATTCGCCCACGAATGAGCATGTAGTCAACAGTAAATGCATGAACTCAGAAACGGCGTCGATAGTGGTAAAATCAGGACTTCATTCTGGCGGCACTATGATGCATAAACCGCCAGGCACATCGGCTAACACGTCCAATTCCTCCATATCTTTGCCCAATGCGCCAAAGATATTGGCGCCCATCATACCAAACATATCAACTCCGAATATCGCGCCTACTATGTCCTGTTACGACTACTTGGAGTCGCATCTTAACCCGCTGACGAGTATCACTGCCTACAACCCGTTGACTCTGCCTCAAGCAGCCGGTATTACGAATATTCTTCATGGCGGAAAGGTGATACCTTATGTACCCGGTATGCCCGGACCGCACACTCTCACCGGTACACCGACTATAGACATATCTCCGAGCATAACAGCCGGCGAAGCCGGTTACAAGGTGATACCGGGCCTCCCGGGCTTACATATGATATCTCAACCGTTGGATTTAGCCAGTCCGGTGAAGGTACAGCCGAGCACAGTGCCTGGCATGCCTAGTCCGTTATCTGTTTCCTCCATGCTAGAACAGCCTTTAGATTTGGCCAGTCCGGCAAAGGAATCGATGAAAATTAGTTTCAAAACGCCCAACGGCGACGGTCTGAAAAGCGGTTTAACCAGTCCCAAAGTTCCTACTGTTAAAGTTGAAACTTCGACGGATAAGTATCGCACAAGGGTACCAGTACCGTCGACTCTCACCGGTGGAGAAACGGGCAAAGCGGATCTCGATCGTCATATCAAAAATAGTACGACTGGGAAGTACAAGAGTATGGAAAGCCcgcgagagaggaaagatttcacgtatgaaaaaaattcgaaaccggataaaagttttaattattcgaacgGCGTGGATCCTACGATTTCTTCAAATTGTTACAACAAAATGAGATACTCGCCCAAAAATATTTCGGAAAGCAGAAAGAGACCGTCAAATTGGGGCGTTAGTGAAGTGGACGCTGGCAGAGTACCTTCGGTAGACGCACATTCTGCAATGCCTAAATATGATTTACCTTCTCACGAAAATGGTCGATTAAAAAGTACTGTTTCTTCGGATACACGTGGATGGTTGAAAGCTACGGACGGATACGGTGTGTTAAACGGCACAAAAATTAAGCCCGATAACACACAGTCGATGATACTTGTAAACTTAGATTCTTCCAAGACAGAAGTGCCAACGAAAACTTCCATAGAATTAATTGTTAAGGATAAACAACCCGAGACCAAATCGCCGAAGAGTAGCAGCGATATCGCTAAAGAAACAACTAgtgctaataaatttttgagacCTACATCTCTGCCGTTAAAACCCGGTACGTTTACGCCGAAGAAGCATCACGGGATCACGCCTACGGCAAATACACTTCCTCTCATTAGTCCGGAAACTCCACGACCTAAAAAGTCGTACGggcaattatatttaaatgggCATGCCTACACATATCTGGGACTCAAGTGTTCCACCAGGGTGTTTTATTGTACTCTAAATCGACCGCAGCCAATGTATGTCACGCAACAGCACGGTCTATCGATGTACTCTAATTGGAAAATATGCAAGGAGGCACCACCAGATTTGGATATGGCACACTACGATTCTCGGCATAGGCCTCTCAATTACACGACCGCGTGGAAAAAACAAGATGACATCTTAACGCATTCCTCGCAAAGACCAACCACTCCTACCAGCCCGGACAGTGGATTAGAGAGTGACATGCAGGAGAAGACGAAgcgagtaaaaatatttgacggAGGATTTGAAAGCAACGAGGATTATACTTATGTGCGCGGGagag GTCGAGGACGTTATGTCTGCGAAGAATGCGGTATTCGTTGTAAAAAACCATCTATGCTGAAGAAACATATCAGAACACATACGGATGTCAGACCATATACTTGCAAGCATTGTACCTTTAg tTTTAAAACAAAGGGTAATCTCACGAAACATATGAAATCTAAAGCTCACTACAAAAAGTGTGTGGAATTGGGCGTAGTGCCAGTCCCTACAACTGTGTGCGATGAAAACATTGACAAGGAGGCTATCGCGCGATTAGCCGCCGGTGGCGGTAACACGGAAGAATCTtcggaagaagaagaagaaagtgaAGGAGATGACAGCGAGGAATCTGGCAGTGAGGAGCAAGAAGCAGCGCAAAGTTTACTGAGTCTTTCACAACGTAATACGAACAGATTGCCGGGCTTGCTACCATCTGGCAGACCTACAACTTATCCGTACACGTTAACTTTACCGACAACATCCTCCGTTAGCATTGCGACTACCACTACGACGACATCGACCGTGACTCAAAGCGTCACCACGCAAGGAACAGCTTTAATTCAAAACGAATTGTCGCACCGTTATTACTTTCCATCAAACCGGAGTGCAACGGAAGAAACGAGAATTAGTGTCATTCAATCGTCAAAGAAAGATGATTCTGATTTCGAAATCGAGGAAATCACTGACGTCGCGGAGTCACGTCAACAGCTGTCGCAGCCCATGGATCTCACGACGAAGCAGACCAGTCAGGTGTTGCCCTCGCCGGTCCCGCAAAGGGTAAAACCCGCGGACATTCTTACGCCTGTATCGGAGCCGGTCCTGTTACAGACGATAGTCCAAACGATGGAACGGCTACCTATACAGGGTAGAGAATGGAAACCGGATGCAGAGGGCCACATGTTACAGGCCTACCTCACGGAGAGACATGTGATGGACAGCAAAATTAAGCAGCAATATCGCGTAGGAAATACGAAGATAGACAATAAGCAAATGCAAGAAAGAGATCTTTATCCTCGCCATCAGGAACAGAATAGATCTAGACACATTGATTCCAACGGTATTCCAACAGTAACTTATACCGATCCCAGTAAAATGCAGCATACCGTTATGGAATCTAGAGTTAAATACATGACGAAGCATACCAGTGACGATATTAAGATGGAAATTAGAGAAAAGATTTATCAGAATAATATGGCAATGGAAAAACGAACGTTCGATTACGAGGCTATTCacaaaaataaagaacagATTAATCGTATGATTTCTGATCGTGAAAATTTTGAGCTTGCTCTAACTAACGGTCCCGTTAGCACAAGACCAAGTGTTGATTACAGTCTATCCATGACCAGGAATAATAATTCGATCGAAAGACCGAATTGTTCTATTGTACCTGTTCGTAGCACGTCTAATATCGATAATCATTTAccaaaatctttaaatatggACGTTAATAATCGACCAACGTTGATGCAACACACAAATAACGATATCGATagaaattctatatttaatgcGATGAAGATGGTAAATGAATTGGAGAGACCTAGAGATTGCCATTCTCTAGGCCAGGAATTGAGATCTATGAATCACGAGATGAGGACTACGACTAATGACGTTCGGATGCAAAATCACAGTCCGCGGAATCTTGATTTAAGACCGCCCGGTCAAGAGTACAGAACGCAGAGTCAAGAGATGAGGTTACCGAATCAGCAAGAGTATAAAATACGCGGTCAAGAGATAAGACCGCCTAGTCGCGAGTATAAACCGTTTGTTCATGATATGCAAGTAATTCAGAAATTGATGCCATCGACAAACATGGAAATCCGGCAAACAAATCCAGATAATAAACCTCCGAGCCGCGACATGAGAGCTCTTGTGGAATACAGAGCACATGTGCAAGATCCACGTGTTAGCTATGAAATATTACAACCAATACATGAGTCTTCAAAGTCACAAAACTTAGACGCGAGAAGTACATCTCCGCCGGACGTAAGAGTCGTGTATTACGATACGAAGCACACCGCGGAAATGGCTAAACAGCAGCAAAATACATTAGACAACATGAAACACGCGATAGCCGGAAAGGTAGTCGTCGGTGGGCCAGATTTTCGATCATCGTCACCAAACACAGGAACTGCGAAACCGCAAGCGGAATTCTTACAACCGTCGAGTGGACCGGCGCCTAATTACGTtag TGTTACGGAGGACGGCAGAACTGCATGTGGAATTTGTAACAAGATGTTTAGTAAGCCTAGTCAATTACGATTGCATCTTAACATTCATTATTTTGAGCGGCCATATAGATGTGAAAATTGCGCGGTTTCTTTCCGAACTAAAGGCCACTTAACGAAACATGAAAGATCTGTTTCCCATCACAATAAG GTCAGCATGACTTCTACATTTGGCGCGGCAACTACCAGCAATCCTAGGCCTTTTAAGTGTAAAGATTGTGCGGTAGCATTTAGAATACATGGACATTTGGCCAAGCATCTTCGTAGCAAGATGCACATCATGAAATTAGAATGCTTGGGTAAACTTCCGTTTGGAACGTACGCGGAGATGGAAAGATCTGGTGTCAATTTAAATGATATCGATACTACAGACTGTGATAATAGTCTTACTAGTCTGCAA ATGTTGGCTCAAAAACTAGAAAATCCGAAAACCACGCAATGGGATTCAGAAACTGTGCCCGGACCAGTTGTAAGTAGCAGCGAGACCTCGTCAGATGAGGGTGAACCTATACCGCAGCACACCCTTCACGCACAATACGTGAAACCAACGCCGGACGTAGACATCTCCCGACCATATCACATGTCGATCGTTTCGGAGAAATCAAAAGCCATTAACGACGCTCGCCTCCGCAGCCCTCAGTTTAATCAGCAAAGGCGTGATTACGCAGTTAAAGAGCAACGACCGATTTCGACGATTATTTCAACGGAAGATATAAGGCCGGAGGACAATTTACAATCGTACAAGTGCCAAGTTTGCCCCGTATCTATGCATACTGTAAACGAGTTGCAGGTACATTGTTTTGTTGAACATAATATTGAGACAGATACTAGTACAAATATTCATGGCGATAGAAGTGCGGGTAAATGCagcagagaaaaagagaatactcacaaaaaaaaaatagaggaaTCGACAGTGAAAGAAGATCACAAAAGACAAAGGCTAGAGGATACATAG